The following proteins are encoded in a genomic region of Sparus aurata chromosome 23, fSpaAur1.1, whole genome shotgun sequence:
- the LOC115575648 gene encoding polycomb protein suz12-B-like, with protein MAPQKHSSSGGSHPVGFGSGGKANGLYQSSSSAMAAAKKAQPAAHSSRPRVVPAGLRETDPNLQVPPHQNLIAPIFLHRTLTYMSHRNSRSNSKRKSSKVDNLLFKVEKMRGEQETHSLASNLQLTFTGFFHKAGKPSQDCENEQNSVSLEVLLVKVCHKKRKDVSCPVKQVPTGKKQVPLNPDTGAGVQAKPGSVPSLLVPSSEFEPSNSHMVKSYSLLFRVSRPGYPRTQINGLTNGENHHSRDFTEEVVNRKRRSTSIREEGETTFVAQMTVFDKNRRLQLLDGEYEVSMQEMEECPVNKKRATWETILDGKCLPPFETFSQGPTLQFTLRWTTDSSDRSTAPVAKPLATRNSETNQEPRPSTLRATHTLAVKESISNEMQTRREQISAEPRQKLRIFYQFQYNNNTRQQTEARDDLHCPWCTLNCRKLYSLIKHLKLSHSRFIFNYVPHPKGAKIEVSINDSYDGSYAGNPQDIHNQPGFAFSRNGPVKRTAVTHVLTCRPKRTKASLSEFLESEDGDREQQRTYISGHNRLYFHSDSCVPLRPQEMEVDSEDERDPDWLKEKTAKQIEDFTDVNEGEKEIMKLWNLHVMKRGFIADNQMNVACLLFAEHNAAHIVKHNLFRNFLLHLISMHDFNLITTQTIDQAMARLRLTQSQTNQRDREEDEEEEEEEEEDWETAVESQPEPDPDPDLDPSEYKPCSDETSSGAQENGNQQQQQQQQQEQKLSNNGSVLN; from the exons ATGGCTCCACAGAAGCACAGCTCTTCAGGTGGAAGCCACCCGGTGGGTTTTGGTTCTGGAGGAAAAGCCAACGGCTTGTACCAGTCGTCCTCCTCTGCGATGGCTGCAGCCAAGAAAGCCCAACCTGCAGCTCATTCAAGCCGACCACGAGTTGTTCCTGCAGGCCTTCGAGA AACCGACCCAAATCTACAGGTTCCTCCGCACCAGAACTTGATCGCT CCTATATTCTTGCACAGGACACTCACCTACATGTCCCACAGAAACTCAAGGAGTAACTccaaaag GAAAAGCTCCAAGGTCGACAATCTGTTGTTCAAAGTGGAAAAGATGAGAGGCGAACAGGAGACTCACAG tTTGGCCTCCAACCTGCAGCTCACCTTTACTGGCTTCTTTCATAAAGCTG GGAAGCCGTCTCAGGACTGTGAGAACGAGCAGAACTCGGTGTCTCTGGAGGTGCTGCTGGTCAAAGTCTGTCACAAGAAGAGGAAG GATGTGAGCTGTCCGGTGAAGCAGGTCCCCACAGGGAAGAAGCAGGTTCCTCTGAACCCAGACACGGGTGCTGGAGTCCAGGCCAAGCCGGGCTCCGTCCCCTCCCTGCTGGTCCCCAGCAGCGAGTTCGAACCCAGCAACTCTCACATGGTCAAGTCTTACTCACTGCTGTTCAGAGTGTCGAGGCCCGGATACCCCCGAACACAGATCAACGGCCTGACCAACGGAGAGAATCACCACAGCAGAG ATTTTACAGAGGAAGTGgtaaacaggaagaggaggagcaccTCTAtcagggaggagggagaaaccACATTTGTGGCTCAGATGACAGTCTTTGATAAAAACAG acgtctgcagctgctggacgGGGAGTATGAGGTGTCTATGCAAGAGATGGAGGAGTGTCCCGTTAATAAGAAGAGGGCGACCTGGGAGACAATCCTGGACGGAaag TGTTTGCCTCCGTTTGAGACTTTCTCTCAGGGCCCCACCCTTCAGTTCACCCTGCGCTGGACCACCGACTCGTCCGATCGCTCCACTGCACCTGTGGCCAAACCTCTGGCCACCCGCAACTCTGAGACCAACCAGGAGCCCAGACCCAGCACCCTGAGAGCCACGCACACGCTGG CTGTTAAAGAATCCATAAGTAATGAGATGCAAACCAGAAGAGAACAAATCTCAGCTGAGCCGCGACAGAAGCTACGGATCTTCTACCAG TTCcagtacaacaacaacacgcgGCAGCAGACGGAGGCCAGAGACGACCTCCACTGTCCCTGGTGTACGCTGAACTGCAGGAAGCTCTACAGTCTGATCAAACACCTCAAACTGTCTCACTCCCGCTTCATCTTCAACTACGTG CCTCATCCTAAAGGAGCAAAGATCGAGGTCTCCATCAACGACAGTTACGATGGTTCGTATGCTGGAAACCCGCAGGACATCCACAACCAGCCGGGCTTCGCCTTCAGCAGGAACGGCCCGGTCAAGAGGACCGCCGTCACACACGTTCTCACCTGCAG ACCCAAGAGGACGAAGGCGAGTCTGTCTGAGTTTCTGGAGTCTGAGGACGGCGATCGGGAGCAGCAGAGGACGTACATCAGCGGACACAACCGCCTTTACTTCCACAGCGACAGCTGCGTGCCGCTGCGGCCgcaggagatggaggtggacaGCGAGGATGAGAGGGACCCAGACTGGCTCAAAGAGAAGACCGCCAAG CAAATTGAGGATTTCACCGACGTCAACGAGGGCGAGAAGGAGATCATGAAGCTGTGGAACCTCCACGTCATGAAACGCGG CTTCATCGCAGACAACCAGATGAACGTGGCCTGCCTGCTGTTTGCCGAACACAACGCCGCCCACATCGTCAAACACAACCTCTTCCGCAACTTCCTGCTGCACCTGATCAGCATGCACGACTTCAACCTGATCACCACTCAGACCATCGACCAGGCCATGGCCCGACTCCGCCTCACGCAGAGCCAGACcaatcagagagacagagaggaggatgaggaagaggaagaagaggaggaggaggactgggaGACGGCCGTGGAGTCCCAGCCGGAGCCGGATCCAGATCCTGATCTCGATCCGTCTGAGTATAAACCCTGTAGTGACGAGACTAGCAGCGGCGCTCAGGAGAACgggaaccagcagcagcagcagcagcagcagcaggagcagaaactcTCCAACAATGGATCCGTTTTAAACTGA